The genome window TGCTATTCAGAAAGAACTTACCCGGTAAGATGAAATAAACTGCCACACAGACAAACGACTATTGCatcttgatgtaaacttttttcttGCAGTACAAATGCAACAGGTTGTTTAAGATATTTATTGGAAACTTATTCAGAATATCGATCCCTTAGGTTCACTGAATCCAGCTGTCTTATTGCAGGCTTTGATAATAATGGCAACATTTGACTTTGCTctcaaagtcacaaccaaaaagTTGGGATTTCCAGTTGAACCTGCATATTGTTTTGACAGTTGCCTTGACTACCATCTAACAATCTCACTATCACCTATCGTGTCACCCCCCTGTCATATGTAAGTCAAATCACTTTGAGGAAACAGTGTGGATGTCTTAGTTGTGTTTTCTGATACTCTTATGGATTCGTCTCTTGAAGGTGGTGTTTGGGGATAGCTTTCACTTCTTATTTCTGGACTAACTTTCAAAAAATGAGGTGAGGGAAAGGTGAATGAGGACCAACTAACAATTCTGCTTGTGGAAGCTGAAATATCTTTCAGGATATATCATTCAGATTGATGTGCTCTGTTCTCTTCAGATTCTTGGCACTTCAGACTTACGTGGTAGGCCTATTGCTCTGATCTGGTAGAAACTTCAGCATTCTACTCTACACTTGTATTGCGTTACATTGTCCCTTATAACATGGTCTTATTTCAAAGCATTTTAGACCAGCGTTCAAGCGTTCACAACACTTTTAACATCTGATGGATATCAACAAAGTGTTCAAACTTTTCTTCTTTCTGTCTTTGCAGAGTTCTGTTGTGCACTGGTTGAACAATCTCAATGAAGTTCCACATGAAGATGGGTTGTGGTCGAAGCAAGACGATGTCAATGCATGACACCAACGGTGAACAAGAGCAAGATATGTACTCCAAGAGTGCCGAGCAAAAGATACACAGAGATTCCGGTACGTCTGCTAATGAAAGCTTTTTGTGAATATTGAAACACGCCAAACACGAAATATGAAATCTTAtatacaaaacatttttatttagTTTGCAACAAGTTACATTAGTTTCcaaaaaaaggaaaggaaataAAACATAACACATAAAATAAACGAGTCGTCCATGGCAACAGAAAAGCTGTATACTAACATACCCCTTGGCCACAAAGGACCTCACCATAACTGCTATATCCCAAGTCCACCCTGTCTGCAGATAATCTGTCACTGTACAGTAGGTGAACTGGTTTTCCCTCTGGAGTTCATCACCATGCTAAGCTCTAGTGGACCGCATAAACGTTGGTTCTAACTGTcttcagcagtgtatgacctaACTCCTACCCTCATCTTGATAATGCTAATTTCTTATTCCCATGACATTTGTGGACCCTCGATGCATTGTGTCCTATGCTGGAGTATTACAAATTAAGTCTGCATTAATgcattagcaatagcatgatAATAACAGCAAACATTTATGGTACGTTACAGCTTAGAACAGGATAATGTAAAAATATGGAGTCCGGAACTGTTTTGAGAAAAAACAATTTACCACCTGGAGGCTTATATCGATCCTCAATGagttttattgttttcaaatatctttCTAGATGAGAAATCTCACTCGCACTATCGGCACCACAAAAAGAAAGAGTCACCAGGAAATGAGACGCCCTTGTCGTGGGACAAAGGATCCAACTACGACACGATATCAAATCAAACGTTATTTAGTATGAACAGTGTAAACCAAAAAATTAGTGTCACGTCGAGCTTGGGTAGTGTCGAATCTGGGCTACGGCCGGATAATTGGCAGACAACGGACAATGCTCAGAATAAAAAGGAGTTTTCATCGCCAAGTAAAGATGTAAGTAGAAGCAACCATCAAAGTAAACTAACGGCGTAACCTTATGTCATCGTTATATCCCAACGCTTACTTTTGAATATGATCACCGTCACTGCGAATGTCTGCCTGATATttctattttgaaatgaaaagtcGCCTTTTCTTCTTCAGGATAAACAGGGAACACAAACCAAGACAGCTTTTAAAGACAAGGTTTCAAACACTGGGCCGTTGCATTCTAATACGTAAGTATCCACTTTGCCGAGAGGTAAATTGCCCCATAGGTGTGCACTCCTTGAAATGGGCATTCTGGCATTCCAACTTACTGAGGTGGCCTTTCACAGAGGGATTACCAGCGTGGTATGTCTAGATAGATGGAGAAATTGAGACTTATTTATCAGGTTACAGTTCCAGACCCCCTCCGAGTGAAAGTCAATACATACCTTGACCTTTCGGCAGGCAATTTAGTCGTTAACATGGTGAATACCACTGGTCTGCTGAAGATAAATCAATCATGTTTGATTGGTCAGCTTGATTTAAAGGACCTCCGCACGCCATCCTTATTGACTCTTGATTGGCAAAACTGGCAACTTTGATTCTGTATTGTTAATGCAGCAAATACATAAATGCCTCGTAAAGCATCATTGTGATTCATCTGCTTGCTGACCATATATATCTGCTGTCCTCCGGAGGTGTACTACTAAATCGTATCATCGGAGGCGAAATCTTAATTAGAAACCCCAATTAATTAACACCCGGCTCTTGTTGGTACTATTTGCGCCTTATTGGGTTCCCGGGATTAAGTCGCTTGCTGCCAATTGCCTCTGGGAAACTTTCCACTGTCGTGTCACCAAGCTGGTGCAGCCCATCCTGGCTGTACCAATTATTCCCCAGTGTCTTGGAGCTGAGCCGTATATCTGATCCAGGATTACTTGTAACTGACACTTTAATTCAACAGTTGTCTGGGGACATTCTTAGCCAAGGCAATCTATTACTGTGTAATGAACACTGTGTTGATTGGTAACGTTGAACAACATGAGGGCCATTGTCAAAATGAGATGCGAATGCCAACCCCATTGAAAGAAGCTGCTGGGGTAATCTAAGATGGAGGATTATTTGCCAGCTAGTGGATATTCGTCGTCACGTTGGTAGCCCTTGATGGAGGAATACCCCCATTTCTTAGGGTGTGTAGCATATTGTACCGTATGCATGCAACGTACAGCCATCTGccgattgtcacaaccatttaaccCCTCGTAGTCCAGGTCCTAATTGTCCCTTTTCTCCCCCTATCTTATTGCAGTTCTAACAAAGCACAGGATAGACGGTAGGTTATCGTGGCAAGATTTTATAAAAACATCAAAACTGTTTACAAAATTCTCAGGCTCAGGCAAAGAGGTTTTGACTGACTTGAGTTGATTTCATATGGCGTGTATCAAAGCGCTACACAAACTAGAGATTTTCGATGCCGAGATATGAGATTATTATCGCTGTGATGAGAGACAAACAGGACAGTCGTCACTTGTTTGAGGTTTGTCACAGCGATGGCCGATGCTTGTCGCAGGCACTTGCACTGACAACTGAACAAACTGGTTTCAGGTGTGAAAATGAATCACAGAAGCGTCTTCTAAATCTGTCCATACTCGTTTTTCTGCCAGGAGAATCGCCTAGTGGTTCCCGATTTCTATTCAACATTCAGAATAGTGATTGTGGCAGTTTTCTCCCAACCACAATTATTGCATGACAGATTAATTTTTTTGACGACGTTTTATGTTCTTCTTTCAGAAATATATCAGATAGTCAGCTAGAGTTCTTCCGATTATTAGATGAAAAAATTGAACGGGTAGGTCTTTCCTCCAGGTTATGTTACACACCTTGGCTCCAGCCCTAGGTAGGCTAATGGAGGACTACAATGTTCGAATGTACGCTTTGTATCACAAGCCCACTCATTTAGGAAGGCATTAGGAAGTTTTTGCATATTATAGTTTATCTAACATTAGTTCATGTGGGACAATGGTGTGTAGAATGATTCAGAATTGTAGGTTTTAGATTGATTGAAGACTTTATTGTTTCAGGGAGGTAGTGAGTATATATCAGATGAAGA of Lineus longissimus chromosome 17, tnLinLong1.2, whole genome shotgun sequence contains these proteins:
- the LOC135501708 gene encoding uncharacterized protein LOC135501708; protein product: MKFHMKMGCGRSKTMSMHDTNGEQEQDMYSKSAEQKIHRDSDEKSHSHYRHHKKKESPGNETPLSWDKGSNYDTISNQTLFSMNSVNQKISVTSSLGSVESGLRPDNWQTTDNAQNKKEFSSPSKDDKQGTQTKTAFKDKVSNTGPLHSNTSNKAQDRRNISDSQLEFFRLLDEKIERGGSEYISDEES